A section of the Neorhizobium galegae bv. orientalis str. HAMBI 540 genome encodes:
- a CDS encoding NADPH-dependent F420 reductase, whose amino-acid sequence MANSRGPETIDASIFASGGRAVTIEQAVEDVDILILSIPLNRLPEIAPKIAALPKDVVVIDTSNYYPMRDTEIADIEAGEAESVWVSRQLGRPVAKAWNAIGSDSFARLGKPAGHPDRIAIPVAADNERDRLVAMALVGDTGFDAVDAGPLSESWRQQPGSPVYCTDLTAIEIPDALAAAERSRLPKRRDLSVAAVQERLGDTKSNPDAGFLVRLNRALFL is encoded by the coding sequence GTGGCAAACTCACGTGGTCCTGAAACGATCGATGCATCAATATTTGCATCCGGTGGACGCGCAGTAACGATCGAGCAGGCAGTCGAGGACGTCGACATCCTGATCCTTTCCATACCGCTCAACCGCCTGCCCGAAATTGCGCCCAAAATTGCCGCTCTTCCAAAGGACGTCGTCGTTATCGACACGTCCAACTACTATCCGATGCGCGACACCGAGATCGCCGACATCGAGGCGGGCGAAGCCGAGAGCGTCTGGGTATCCAGACAACTCGGCCGACCAGTCGCAAAGGCGTGGAATGCAATCGGTTCCGATTCTTTCGCCCGACTGGGAAAACCTGCGGGGCATCCGGATCGGATCGCCATACCGGTCGCTGCAGACAATGAACGCGACCGACTTGTCGCTATGGCGCTTGTGGGTGATACGGGCTTCGACGCGGTCGATGCCGGACCGCTTTCGGAGTCATGGCGCCAGCAGCCAGGATCTCCGGTTTACTGCACAGACCTCACGGCCATCGAGATTCCCGATGCACTCGCCGCCGCGGAAAGATCCCGGTTGCCAAAGCGGCGAGACCTTTCCGTCGCTGCGGTTCAGGAGAGGCTTGGCGATACGAAGAGCAATCCCGACGCGGGCTTTCTCGTGCGTTTGAACAGGGCCCTGTTCCTGTAG